CGCGCCGACCTACTGGCCGCGAATCGCGCGGGCTTGGCCGGTTTTCTGCAGGACCAGTACGTCCGCTACGAGGTCACCGACATCACTTTCCTGCGCCCCGATGTCGCCATCGCCCATAAGGTCGCCCGCGCGACCACCTCCGACGGCGAACTGATCGACGCGGACCCCGCGATGATCGCGCTCTATGTGCTGGTCAAGGAGAACGGCCGCTGGTGGACCGCCGCCCGGCAGAACACGCTCATCCCGCAACCCGATTGACCACGGCGGCCGGGCGCGCTGCTCGCCACGCAACGATCGCGACCGCCACAGTCCACAGCCAGGTGAGGATCGTGAACGGCACGACGACGGCGAATTCGACGAGCAGCGCACCGACCAGCCACCCGAGGCCCGCGATGACGCCCACCCAACCGAGCCAGCGCGGCATGCGCACCGAGCGGGTGCAGACGTAACCCGCCAGCAGGACGGCCGCACCGAGCAGCGCCTGCGCGGTGAACGCGATGCTGCCGAGCACGATCAGGATCGTTTCGGTTCGTTCCAGAATGGCCGCGCGATCCGCGCCTGCCGCAAAGTACTGCTCGGCCGCGGTGGGCAGCCCGAACGCGTGCAGGCTGAAATACACCGCGAATGTCGCTGCGGCCGTGGTGAATACGATGCCGAGCAGCTGCCGAGCCCAGGCGGGTACGGCTGCCACCTCGGCCAGCGCGGCGAAGCCGAACGCCCAGAGGATCACCGCGGCGATGTTGACCAGGTGCCCGAGCCGCCAGGACGGCCGCGCTCGCACATATTCGAGGGTCGCGGACGCGGACTCGATCGGCGGATTGCCGTGCAGCGCACTCGGAAGTATGTAGAGCAACGTACCGACGAGCAGGACACCGGCCGCCCATCGCCACGTCGTCTCGCTGTACCGGATTTCAGTCATGGTTCCTCCCGGCACCATATTAGTCATAATATGACTAATCGGTAAAGTCATCCCGTGCCGACCTCCCCGCCCCCGCGCTCCCCCCTGAACCTGACGGTGCTGGCGTTGCTGTTCGAAGGACCGATGCACCAGTACCGGATGCGGAAGTTGATCACCGACCGGGGCAAAGGCGCGGTGGTGAACATCCGCAGCAGCAACAGCATTCAGCAGACCGTGCAACGCCTGGAGCGCGACGGACGTATCGAGGCCGTGCAGACCGAACAGGTCGGCGGTCGCCCGGCT
This genomic stretch from Nocardia brasiliensis ATCC 700358 harbors:
- a CDS encoding SgcJ/EcaC family oxidoreductase yields the protein MNAKTFEPPVLGDTSTDHSADIADIEQIVTNVQTAYNTNDAELMTADFAANAMVVNAMGALLTGRADLLAANRAGLAGFLQDQYVRYEVTDITFLRPDVAIAHKVARATTSDGELIDADPAMIALYVLVKENGRWWTAARQNTLIPQPD
- a CDS encoding DUF4386 family protein; this encodes MTEIRYSETTWRWAAGVLLVGTLLYILPSALHGNPPIESASATLEYVRARPSWRLGHLVNIAAVILWAFGFAALAEVAAVPAWARQLLGIVFTTAAATFAVYFSLHAFGLPTAAEQYFAAGADRAAILERTETILIVLGSIAFTAQALLGAAVLLAGYVCTRSVRMPRWLGWVGVIAGLGWLVGALLVEFAVVVPFTILTWLWTVAVAIVAWRAARPAAVVNRVAG